The genomic DNA GTAATTCAAGCAAGGAGCAAAACACACCAAGGTAAGGTTGCTGGGCTGACCATTCTGCCTTCCATATTTTTGAAGATAAATTTTGTTAGATTTGGAACAATAAGGTCCACCAAGGAAACTATGGGTAAAATAAAATTCCGGCAACTTTCACAAAAGCCACAATTCCATTATTAACATCTGGCAAAcgaaaaaggtaaacaaacacacatgaggTGAGGTGATTACAGCTGATCCATTGCATAACAAAATGCAATGTTTCAAAATACAGGAGGTTTGGGGTTATGGTAGTTGAAGGGTGCAAGAGCTTCTGTTCATTTGCCCTACTGTGCCTTGACACCAAGCTTGTGCCATTAGGAGCTGATATCCTGGGTCACATAATTTTGCCATAAGTCCACCGTGCACACTTTACAGAATGCATGGCAACTCTCCAGTTGACTCGCAGTTATAAACTGTAATTATTCAGTCTTATTCAGACTTCTTCAATATGCAGGCTTTTTTGTGTGGAACTCTGTCCTGTCCTGACATTTTAAGCTATCTTGCTCCATCATCCAGATTTAATCATACCTTTCCGCTTGCACAAAGTGCAGCAGTGCACATGCCCTTTGAATGAGGTCGTGGCTTACCAAGGTGTGGGGACAGAGGGGTTGAAATTTTGTGTAGTTGTGGATTGATTGTGTGTATCTGGGTTCAAAGACTATCTGGCAAATTTGGTACCTTAGTTCTAGGGCCAAGAAACCACCGGAGTTTCCTGTAAGAAATAACAAAATGGAAGGGGGCTGGGATATGGCCTTGAAATATGGTATTGGTTGGTTGACAATTGCAGAAAACCCTCTTGACACAAATTTAAGGCAACAGCAATATCATAAAGTGCAGGGCACCTCTTATTAAGAAAGTAttttatccttcaacctctccCTGTGTATATCCTGTCAGTTTAAATGTCCTTGGCAAGGCATGGAATTATACATAATTGGTGTTGTTTATTGGATGTCTTAACTGCACCTTTTAAACCCTATCCTCACATGGCCGAAATTGCTTTGAAATTGTCGTAGTTTGACAAGAACTGGAAGCCTCACAGCTACCATCTGTCACTGTCCTTTAGCAGTGTCATCACATGGAAGAAAGGCAGCCTCTATAAACACACTTCTTTAAGGAAGCTTAAAAGGTAAATACCAGATTGCTGTTGGCATGAGTGACTTCAACAGGTGTACTGCCACAAATTTACAATTGAGTTGGAAAACATTGTATATTTCTTGAGGTCTCTATTGCTACAACAGTATTTCACTTCAGTTAATGTGGCTTAATGCTAATGAACTTCTGATCTCTTCCACCAAAGCTGTAGTGTGCCACATTAGAGACTCGATGAGTTGATTATTGATCTATATTAACCCAAAACAaagtgaatatatatatttaataaaccTTCATTGTGACAatcaatgaaataaataaatgaataatgtttgtatttgttgcagTAATAATTCCCTCTACTCAGCTGCTGTTGGTTGTATGGTATTGTAAGCATATGTTAGTCACACAAGGACAAATGGGGCATGGATTTTGTGCTTGGTCAGGGGTGAATTGGAGTGACATGACAAAGATGACACATTGTATccataaagtatttatttttgtctttctgtctatAAAGGGTCCAATAGATAAGCCATAAAGAGAAACTACTGAAGTAGAGTATAATTATTGGATGCTACACCTACATGCACAACAGGAGGTTAGCCTGCCTTGCCTGAAATAAATATTCCTTTTATGAAAGGTCATAAGAGTATATCTTACAAGAAAGAGATAATACTGGGGGTCACCCactgacaaaaacacatcaataaatCTGAAAGCTCCTTAGACAGTCATTTTCTACTGATAATGTCTGCGGTAGATATCGGGTCTTCCATCTATGTGGATTGTACCTCAGACAGTGTGTTTTGACTCTCTGATTACTGTAATGAAAAGCGTATATTCCAGGTCATGCAGAGCAATCTTTAAAGATACAACAGCAGTTATAGATTCTCGTCATTGCATTAGGGCTTTGTTCTGTTTTCCCTATTAGTGTTTCCTCTGTTTGGATAAAGTTAGGCAATGCATGGATTGTAGTCTGAATGACAGATTTCTCATTTGTAATATTGAAATAATCATTAGGATGGATCATTAAGTGCTTTTAAAGAGACCCTGACCTTTTTGCTACAGGAGGAAGGAAATGtacatgttgttgttgcatgCATTCTCAAACTTTGATGATTGGTAAAGTATAAGTGCAACAATAGAATGATTTGTTAGGAGGTGAATTCTCAAAAATATTCTAAATCTAGTAATTGGTTATTTTGCCAAATTGGCTAAATTACTGAGCCATGTGAGAAACTGTCTAACCATGGCAGACATGGACACAATAAATTAGTGTGGgtgttttgtgccttttttgtagagagaggaaaagagtcagaaaccagggagagagagttgggaatgacatgcaggaaaggaaccacaggttggtttcaaacctgggccgcctacttggaggactacagcctccatacatggagtgCACTCACTAACCAATGCGCCACCGGCACCCCAGtatgattaacatttttaaagcaaaatagataaagaaaaaggacaCAGAGGGACATCTTAATGTCTTAATTTAAGTAATCATACTTTAATTgacagtacaaaacaaaaatcatacaGTCAGGAACACCACAAGGCACAGTACAGCAGCACGGGCGTACAATTTGGGACATAATTAACCCTTTAGTGTGTTACATGTACCACTAGGTGAATACAAGCCATTGCTGaccagtttgaaatgtttgatggttTCTGATTAAACAGAAAGACTTCATGAGAAGAAGGTTCATGTGAATTTTCCATGTAATTCTCATCAAGATCGTTACGACTAATGTATATATCTACCACACAGTAACAAAACAATAatccatatatttatatatataatcttGTTGGTCTTGTTATTCAGTATCATACAGTACAATACGATACGAGCCCCTCTACATTACATGAACTTTTACGCATAAATAATTGGAATGACTTCATATATTACATTACACACTGTTCATTTCCAGTTCataaaaagcagctttttaaaCAGTCATGAAACTCTGAATAAGATTCTGTAAACAGTAAAATTAAAGCTTTATGCTTTCTGATAACGTGACAGTCATAGCTTTCAAATCACCAACTGAATCTTTGTGCAGACATAAATGTGTATTGGCACTACCCTGTTGTAACGGGGAAGACAGAAactgccaaaaaaagaaaaaaaattaataaatccagaatttaaaatgaatgtagaATAAAATGTGATATCGAATTAAATTCCTTGCTACCTACTTCATGTTTTAGCTTCTGCaatttattcaacttttttttttaaatatactgtcatgatttggtcttttttgagttttgtttttcagtgtttggtgtttcttcttgttctggtgtgttttgttcgttcttgagttctgtgtgtttagtgtttcatgatttggtttgtagttgttctctgtgtttcttgtattcctgcctgtgtgtttcccagtgtgattgccctgattgtcctcacctgtgtcttgttagtctcacctgtgtttgattacccctgtgtctatttagtctctgtgtttctgccctcctgtgtcagttcattgtatgtgtttgtggtttgtggTATGTCAGTTAGTCGTCAGTTTGCTAGTGTCTCTTGTGCTTCgtcgtggctccttgttttttcGTGTTTTGGaattttgatctttattttaaataactcCTTTCTGTTagatctgcatctgggtcctcctcttcgTTTTCACGATTCTGTGACAGAGTCGaacaaaacacaccagaacaagaagaaacaccaaacactgaaaaacaaaactcaaaaaagaccaaatcatgacatatACTATTAATTTTTTGCATTATTTCTGAGTATTGTTACACATAAtacatataataatataatgtaatgttacttatttttttgtattcatgatTTTTGCAATGTATCCCCCAatttataatgtatttatttacgtATGATTTTGTCTATTTCTACCTTTACACATTCTTTTATATATGTCttatttaaaatgcttttgttCTAGTTGAATGTTATTTAGTGGGGTCAACTTTTACCTTTTGGTAATTGGGTTGTCTAAAAGTACTTCCCAAAAAATCTACTTTGCCCATGCCAATTTTATTATACTTAACTATCTGAACTTAACTAAACTTTTGTAAATAGCTGTAGATGACCTCACAACTTTAACAGTAAAATTTTGCTATGGCCTTAGAAGCTGTTTGGTCCCAGCTGCTGAGCCCAGTATTTTGCCATCTCACTAAGGATCTGTTTACACGATAACAATTTCAGCTGAAAACAgtaacctgttgttgttgttgtccgtTCTTTTACAACAAGGTCTATGGCTTACTTTGTtagaaaatcaaaatcaaaatataaattTATTTAATATTCTATCATCAAAATAATCCCCTGTTTTCTCTATATATTACTTCTGGTGCGATTCATTGCATactagtttattttttattaagttgttaatgtcttttttcatattttaacttATGATGTTTTGGCAGCTTCTGGCCTCCGTTTTCTGGCATGATGAAGTTAACAATCAATTGGTCTTTTGAAAGAAATTCCCTTGGCAATGTATTCTTAGGTGAGAAAGGAATAGAAGATATTTTACgagttatttttcttctttggttgATTGGATCAGCAGTGTGGTAGATAATGTCAGTCTTAGGTGTCACTGATtattatttggatgttaaaatgattaaaactcTAGTTTTCATATGTTGATAGTGCTTAGGTGCAGTTGTTTCCATCTTTTTAATTCGGATTACAGACAAGTCTAGTTCAAGAACTTTTTTAGAATCTGCTCTACCATGTGGTGGACTTTGAACAAATTAACTTTTGATCACTCTTTAACTGCACTACTGGGAAGATGTTAATGCAAATGCAAGCTGGAACATGTTAAGAGGAAGCCCATCAATTCTAATGATTTGTTTTGACATAGTTTTGTGATTGTGTAATTATTACTCCTTCTGTTAGATTGTTTCAATGTAAACTAAAGTTTGAGTCTTCAGCTCAAAGTTTGCCTTACTCGGTGAGTCATAACAGTCTTAAAGAAGAGCAAGTCAATTGGTAAACACTACAAATAACATACAGACATGGACTGGGATCCataaaaaccagcagcagtCATCAAATGTTTGACCTTTGAGTAAAAGGAGAGAAGAGTGAAGATCCTACAAGACAAATACTACAGCGATTTACTGCTTTAAGATGATTGGctgatgaaaaactgaaaaaaaaaaatccagcattTTATAAATAACTCTTCCTGATGCTGCGTGTAACTCAATATATTCAAACCATGTACACTTACAAAATGCTAAATCTCTATATTGTTCACTGTGTCTCAATGAAATAACATGCAgctttcagttttattttattttgtgttactttGCACTTGACACAATGTAAAGTGATAAAATTGGTCCTCTCGTTTTACTGCCTACTTCTAAAGAATTTGCGCAATTGTAGGACATTTCCAAAATTGTAACTAGTGCAGATTAATAATCTTTAATCTTGCACGGTATTCCTTAAACTAGTTTCATATTCCTGGAAGAAGTTGTCTGAAGACTGAATTTGCAGTTTCATTAAATCCCATTCACCTGTGTTGGCGGTGGAGAGGGTCGATGCACAGCTTCACACATCCACTGTTAAAATTAAAGAACACtacaatttatgttttttttttgttttgtcggCACTTATACACCTCTTCAACCACCTCCACCAACATAGAGATCATCTTCTTATCTCTTCAGACCTTTGCTGCGCACACACTCATCCACCCAATGCCCATActctcattctctttctctctttcactctacTCTTGTATTTTTCAGACCACCAACCAGTGACGCAGCTGTGGGGAAAAGGGACATGCTTGTGAGATAAATCATAGCCTGGGAAATCAACAAATAAGAgattattcaaaaaaaaaaacaataatccaGCACTCACTGTGAACTGCCGAACCTCCCCACTATCAACCAAATGATGCTCTGTTTCTGGGGTGATAGCATATGCCAGTCTCTGTTTCAGGAGACAGTGAGAGGAGCAATGTTCACATGAGAAGTTAGAAATCTTTCATTAAGAGTTCAAGGTGGCATAAGACAAAGCCAAGTTAAGATGGAAGATGAATATTTATGGTGGAAAATGCACTTACGTCGCAAAACTTTCCAGGCAGTGTGCAGAGTTTGTAGATGGCATAGAGAGGCACCATGGCCATTGAGGACATGGCCACGCACCATCCCGCCACATTAGCCCATGGGGGGAACACATAGGAGCTGTAGCTTAGGGGGTTGTAGGTGGCAAAGCTCACCACCACCATAAACTGGAAGAAAATGATTGGAGTGAAAAAGACTTGAGGAACCATCAGTTTTATCTTCAATTCAAATCCAGTGGTTAAACGTATATTTTAGACACAAGAGTGTAAGAGGTTATAAAAGGAAGGGTTTCTGTTTATGAATCAATAAAACCCTACACTTTATGTATTAAATATTTCTGGATATGTTAAGCCATGTGTTTGAGATAACCTTAAATCACACCTCTAAACCTCCCAGGGAAATATTaagcaaacacaaaagcatCAACTGGCACACAAGAGTCAGACTGATTTCGGAATTCTGAATCTTAACAAAAATCATCCGCTCATCAGTTTAATGATCTTTGCAATGCATCTCATTTCATACTGGACATATATGTTTGCATGTTCTTACGGTAAGAGGAATAAATTGGATTCCTCTTTTGAGTAAGGTAAGAATATTATCCTACACAAAAGAGGCCTGTAGGAACACTTGTGGACAAACTGGCAATAAGGATATGTAGAACTGGATCTTTTCAACTTTTGCCCACTAGATAACCATAAACTGTTGAACTTTTGGAAGCAGCATATTGTGGTaaaagtcaacatttctgtgtgttttaaacatgGATTTGGTAGGACTCCTATGAATAATGAGTCTGAGCATTGCCTCACCAAAAGGAAGCAGGGGCTGACAAACTTCCAGCAAAGCCTCCAGTACCACCCAGGTCGCTGGCCAATCATCTCCTCGATGTCATCGCTGAATCTGTCCACCCCTGGTACAAGTGGAAGTTGTTCATTCAACCTCCAAATCATCTCCAAACACACAGTTAAACACAGCTCAtgctattattattttaaaaatatatagtaCTGCTCTTTAGATTCACATCAGGTGTGGTGTACAGTCCTTGTTCTGCAAATATCAGGTATTAGAAACATTATCAAGGTATTAATATTGTCTGTGTGGTTCCTTAAGTAAGAGAATTTAGTAACCACAGACTGATTTGTGGTAACTAAAAGCAATCTAGAGAGCTAACTGTGATAGAAGCTTTCCCTCCCCATTACTTGCTTTTCCTCATAAATCTTGCTGTACAATTTTTTCACATGCCTTTCTACCTGGGAGgcatctgtctctctgcagagggGTATATCCAGTCTGACGAGCAGGTTTCCAGCACAGCTTCATGTACTTTGTAGTGGATATCAGAAGAAAAGACCACAGTGGGCAGGGGTCAAGGGTTTCTGTCAGCAGTTATGAGGATGGGAAAAAAGGCCTGCTCAAGCCTTAGGCTTGATTTATCTGGTTTGCCAAGGTCGAGACCCACCAAAGTGGGGCAATGTGCTGACCCCACTGCCTGAGGCCCGGTTAGTATTTAGCCCTTTATGGATCCTCTAACAGTCAGGTTAAGTAGACATGATACAAGAAACTCAATACAGAAGTTCAGGTCAAGTATTTTCCCTGATCTTAAGACTGATTGTATAATAATTTCCTCCAGATGGTGTTTCAAAAGACACGCGATGAAAAGTCTGTTCCCGAGTCAGCGTGCTGTGCAATAGGTGAAAATACATGAATAAGCAGTTTGTGACTAAGTTTGTTTCATACGAATCACATTAAAAGATTTGGTGTGTTTTAAAAACCTTAACCCAAATTAAGAAGAAACATCGACAACAATAAGACAAAAAGTTTTGTTGAGATGATTTTAAAACTGCGTTAAACTGAGTTCTTGTAGTGTTTGGACATCTGGAGATAGAAATTGACTTCGTTGTCGCCTCCTCTTGCCACCCACAACAATCTTCAACCTAGCTATTAGACAGCTGACTCCTGTCAATGACACATGGGAAGAGCTTGTTCCCTAGCAGCAATTTACTTTATGTGGTGCCTGAGCACTGCTGGCTGAACACAGTGGCTGTATATCCTTGTACCTTCACAATACATGCGCAGAGATGAAGAGGCAAAAACCATTATCGGGGATAGACCCACTGGCTGCAGTATCCTGACATCTAATGGATATATGTGCATCTGAGTCACAGCTCCCCAATGCCAACAGATTTCTCATCAAAGCCTTAATATAGCATCAGCTTTGCTGACCATGAAAATATGAATCATCTGTTTCTATTTCCTCTTTTCACCTGTCGATCCGTCTCACCGTAAAACCATGCGATGCCGATAGCTTCAATAAGCACTCCAAAGAGAATTGATGTTCCTGCAGCATAATATTCCAGCAGGGTGAACACGTACATTCCACCCTGGAGAGATATAATGaatttattgttattgtgttaTTCTATAATGTTCAGAAAGTGTGTTACACCAAAAGAAAATAGAAGAGAACAAAACATGTCTAAAGATGTATATTAAAGTACCCATGAAACAGAAATTCAAGAGTATCCAGCTGTTATGCTGTGACATATTTCCAGATCGAAGGGGATATAACCAATCACAAaatagaaggcgggacataacaaTGGGATGAACTTGATTGGATCATTAGCttcgacaaagctttttaattggttgGAAAATTAGTAAATGCTCCTGAGTGCAGGAAGAGTCAAATACTTAATAAtggcagataaatgaacatttgacATAGTAACGCTGGAttaaaactgggaaattgtACTTTTCCAAACAAACAAGATCAATAAGTTACAAATGACGACATAGAATGCTACTTACATTTGTCACACAGAAGAGTGATATGAGGAAGGTGCTGACAACAATGAAGAGGGTGAacagctctctgtgtttgtggagaCATTTAAACTCGTCACACAGCCCTGTGATCACCGATTCCATCCCACCCATCTGCACAACAAGACGCAAGAGTtagaatgaaacacaaagtcATTGACTTTAGTGTAATGTTTGGTCCACTTCATTTGCCAGATGGATGTCTGAAAAAATCTGCTGCTTATTATTCTATGAAAGTAGATGTGTTACTGTGTGGGTATGGGTGCAAACTCACAGCACTGTCAATGCCCAGAGTCAACAGCATGATGAAGAAAATAACCGCCCATATGGATGAACCAGGGAGGGTTGCAATTGCTTCTggataaataacaaacaccaaACCAGCACCTAAagtcaagaaaaaacaaagtgatagACAGCACAAAAAGAATGAGGTAGTGActtaaaaagcctttaatttttttgttgagCTAGTCATATTGTCAAAGAGTTTAGTTACTCttgtgctgaaaaaaacaaatgtatgcgACTATGTGACATGTGAGGAGAACCAGCAATTGACGGTCTGGCTCAtaactaaatacacaaatgaaaaaacagaaatgcaatatgatttgttttctgtaaagGTTCTGGAGGAAATGTGAGGTCTTCCTGAAACAAAAagtgtcttctgtttttttttaagattttaagattttaagattaagatttatttttggtatttttgtgcctttaatggagagataggacagtggatagagttggaaatcagggagagagagagagagagagagttgggaatgacatgcgggaaaggagccacaggctggattcgagcctgggccgcctgcttggaagactgtagcctccatacacggggcgtgcacactaaccactgcgccaccagcgccccaaaagTGTGTTATGTTTTAACTTACTTCCTAACTTTAAGTAAATAATTTGGCAGTGCCGAGGGTGGGAGTTGAACTCACGCAACCTACTGAACaacaacctctgtacatggggcgtgagTGATGGAATCACCAGGCCATCTAGTACTCAAATACAGACAAATACTGAAAGCTTACCATCGATGGCAACTTTGTCCAAGGCCACGTTGTGCTTGTGGGACATGTACCCCAAGAAGGAGAAGACCACAAAGCCGGAGAAGAAACTGGTCAAAGAGTTGATTGAGCTGGTAATGATGGCGTCTCTATCAAtacaacaaaaaaggaaacaacaacCAAGAATGACAAGGTTAAAGAAAATCAACAGTTCATCAATTGTTTATCATCCGTCACACGATCTGTATCAACATTATTGACCAGCCAATTGACCAACCTGTCAACTAAGGAGTTCGGCAGGGGCGGGCCAAGGCTTTCGCCTCTCGGGCTAGATGTGAAAAGAATGCTAACTCGCCCTATAATGATTTTGGTAGCACCATAGTTTAGAGAGCCTTAATAGATTTTATAGATTAGTCAGGTGGTCAATGCTTCTCTGTGGTGAGACTAGTTCACATCAGAACTATCACATCAGactagatttaaaaaaggagatttacatattttttaaaatcctcattcatttgttaattttcatatttaaaatacatttaaaatcatcgttgttagactagcagttcaacgctgctcgctgccttcaatgcgacatattgcacagcctgacttcatgtttttctctcgtcttaaatagtgcaaaagggagttttttttaaacaggaatgttCGAGAAAATTATCTTTGTACAGTGAACTGCTGAcagttgacactatacaaataaaaactgattgattgattgatagattgatagTTCCATCTCACAAttgcaaaaacaattaaatgcaGAAAATTAACAAATGAATGAGTTAGTGTTTGAGAAGAAGAGAACCTTGGTGTTTGAAAGAATACATTAGCGGAATAAAGGGGAATAAATTATCACATACACGCACGATATCATACAGATTCTTTACAACCGACACATCAAAGTCAGACATTTTTTGACATAATGCTGAATTATGTAGTTTAAGCATTTTTGTTATGTTCAAAGAAGAATCCTCAAGGTGGGCGATGTCACTTAATCAGAAAtgttcaaaaaggaaaaaaaagggggatgaAAGCCTCTGGCAGGGTGCGGTTGATTTCAAAGAGCACAACAGTTTTGATTGGTCTTACGGCTGACAGTTGCACAGCAAGGTGTACAAGACATAGCAGTTTCAAGGAGATTCAAAGGTTATTGTAATTCAACTGCTTATGTTGTGTGCCTGCgtttgtatcagtgtgtgtgtgtgtgtgtgtgtgtgtgtgtggggggggggggaagctacTCCCAGTCCTGTCGCCATCTTTAAATCTCCTTCTGCCTCTCCCTGTGTGTCGTTACCTGTAGCAGTTGTTGCTGAATTTGTTGTAGCTGGAAAAGGCAATTAGCACACCAAACCCCACTCCCAGAGAGAAACAGATCTGTGTTGCTGCCTCAATCCAGACCTGAGGAGCGACAGAACAAGCACACTTGTGTGAAGCGGCAAACAAAAGgcacaggagaggaaaaaagcCATTATTAGGGATAATTGCAGGAAACTCATTCAACAGCAGTAGATGAAAGACGCTAGTGAATACGGGGGGTAATTTTGCAAATTACTGCTCCATGCATCTACCTAATCTAATTCTCTGATTGCTGCCGTGcatctctctatccctctcccTCTCGCGTTCTATCTCATTCTCCATAACTGCGTCCTTTAGTCCTGCATGCTTACTTATTGAGCTCCTCAGTGTCTATTCAGGTAAATAAGATATAGTTTGATTTGAAAGCAGGTTTCACAGAGAGGGACATATTACAACAGTTGAACACAAACTAAATGTCCTGTTGAAATGCCACTCAACAGTACTTAACATTGAaatatttggattattttttcCCACAGGGTCAAAgataagaaaagaaatgtgggtgttgcagcaacacaaaacaaatacaagtcAACAG from Labrus mixtus chromosome 11, fLabMix1.1, whole genome shotgun sequence includes the following:
- the slc6a3 gene encoding sodium-dependent dopamine transporter; protein product: MSSVVAPEKPTSNTMGPKEVELILVKEQNGVQFTSTTLVAPTPTQTEPSGEEERETWGKKIDFLLSVIGFAVDLANVWRFPYLCYKNGGGAFLVPYLFFMVIAGMPLFYMELALGQYNREGAAGVWKICPIFKGVGFTVILISLYVGFYYNVIISWAMFYLFSSFTGELPWVHCNNTWNSPNCSEWAENGSVSDIYKATPAQEFFERGVLHIQDSNGIDDLGRPRWQLTACLAVVIVLLYFSLWKGVKTSGKVVWITATMPYVVLTVLLLRGVTLPGAIDGIKAYLSVDFLRLCDAKVWIEAATQICFSLGVGFGVLIAFSSYNKFSNNCYRDAIITSSINSLTSFFSGFVVFSFLGYMSHKHNVALDKVAIDGAGLVFVIYPEAIATLPGSSIWAVIFFIMLLTLGIDSAMGGMESVITGLCDEFKCLHKHRELFTLFIVVSTFLISLFCVTNGGMYVFTLLEYYAAGTSILFGVLIEAIGIAWFYGVDRFSDDIEEMIGQRPGWYWRLCWKFVSPCFLLFMVVVSFATYNPLSYSSYVFPPWANVAGWCVAMSSMAMVPLYAIYKLCTLPGKFCDRLAYAITPETEHHLVDSGEVRQFTLRHWLVV